The DNA window GGGCGTCTGGATCAGGTGACGAGCATACTCGCCGCCTTTGGTACGCAGCGCATCCAATTCGGCCAGCGTCGATGCGTCAATACGATAGACCTCACCATGTACCGTGCCGTCTCCAGGCACCGCGCCTGGATAGTGGCCCAGGCTATACAGTTGATAATCATTGACACTATGATCGCCCAGCCACTGAGCGTTGGTCATCCAGTGGCTGTTGCCTTGTTTGCGTCGTAAACTGCCGTAAACAAATATTCGCATTGCTAAAACTCAAACTGATAGAGCAAATCGAGAGCCTGGTCTACGCCAGACACCGCTTCCATATATAGCTTAGGCATCAGGCGATAGCGTAACGTCAACGTCGCCAGGGAATCAAAGATCCCTACCCCATATTTTACCTGCAGACCCGGCAGCACATAGCCGCTGACCACCACCTGAGAGGAGTCGCCTACCCCTTCGGTATCCAGCGCCAGATTGCTTACGCCAAACGTCTCGCCGATTTTACCCACAACCTGACCACTTTGTGCAACCCCCATACCAATAAGCATTGAAGTCATCGCCGCACTATCGCTCTGTCCGCTGCTTAAACCCTGCCCTCGTAGCAGGTAAGAGAGGGCTTCCTGCTGCGACATAACCGGATCAGAGAAAATCTCCGCTTTCGGCTGATCTGCCGATCCGGTCACGCGAACGCCAGCGATCACGTCGTCTTCTGTCGCATCTGGGTTGCGAATGGCTTCGATATTTAGCAGAGGCTGATCCGGCGGACCAGAGAACAGCAGCTCGCCTTTACGCACAATCAGGTCCTGACCATAGGCATGGAAGCGACCTTCCGGGATGTTAATCTGCCCGTTCAGC is part of the Klebsiella huaxiensis genome and encodes:
- a CDS encoding gamma-glutamylcyclotransferase family protein, which gives rise to MRIFVYGSLRRKQGNSHWMTNAQWLGDHSVNDYQLYSLGHYPGAVPGDGTVHGEVYRIDASTLAELDALRTKGGEYARHLIQTPYGSAWMYVYQRPVEGFTLIESGNWLDKDQY